CTCAAAGAAAAGCCAGGCTAGTTTACCATTCAGTAAAACTGGATGAATTATTGGAAAATGAGTTCTTGCCCTTCAGTGTTTTGGCATGAGCTACATGGGAAAATGGGACACATGGGAGAGAAAGCCAACGATAGAGGCTCAGAGCTGTGACAGGTTCACCTGTTCCCCGGAGCAGTTTTCCCATGGCCCACAACAGCCTCCCGCCTGACCTGATAGAAACCCCGGAGCAAGCCTTTGAATGACATCATGCACagactctttctctctcacacacacatgcacacactcatatCATGCAACAGATCTCTATTTCCCAGCCACAAAGTACTCCTTCATCCAGTCTTGCtgatttcccccttttttttttagttggcACACTCTTCTATTGTAAAATGATTTAGAGCcacagaaatctaaatataCTAATTAGCTATCTGTGTTGTTTGTGTAATATTTATTTTGCatgtaaaaatgcatttatgaGTACAGAAAAATGCCCAATACTGCACCTGCTGGTAATCGTGACCAGATTACAGGGATATTCTGAAAATGATGCATCTAAAACGATGCACAAAGCTAGTGAGAGCGATGTAACAGCTGTCGCTGactcacatttatttattttttaaaaccagaACTTGTAATTTAACTGAAGTTGTAATCGAGTTGATGAAAATAATTTGTCCTCTGATGTGAGGGCTTAGCAAAAAGAGTCATCTCTGTATTATCTACTGTGCTTTATATATAAGTGTAATACTAAAACGCAAAAAGAAAtctaaatgaatgaaaacatcaCTGTACCAAGCTTGTGTTTACAGCCAGTTAGTGCATGCgtttgtctttctgttaaaCTAAAATGTAAGAAATGGATGAGAGCATAACATCACAAAAAGACATGGCACACGTGTTACTATGGAAATAGCATATAATAtaagaatatttatttaattaagtgCGAAACAGCAAAATATTAACAGTACAGTATGACAAAAATTGTGACACCAAATGAACAAGTACCTGAAagacttaaaataaataaattaaatacagTACAGCTACCAGTGGCTGGCATCAACCCAAGACAGTGAAACAGAAACTGTGCtgagaaaaatataaaacagacaagacattatcaaaataaatattaaatacaggtataaataaatgcattgctTTTCTTAAATTCAGAAGGAAACTGGCTGTAGGCCTCAGTGCACAATGGGGGACTTtttgatcaatttctttttataCGTAGACGTGTAAATAATAAAGTATTTGTTCAAACATAAGCATCTGAATAATGCTTCAGCAAGGACATCTGATTTGGTAAACTAATTTTTACTTCAACTCTTTAAAAACTGACGGAGCAATGTGTTCAAAAGAAGATTAACATATaaacaaaagtgaaataaatacaataataaaTGTTATGGGTGCATGTTTCAGGTAGATTGAGTTGAGGTGATGAGTCTTCTCTCTGAGCATTCAGTGCTCTCCCAGAGTACTAGACAAcataaaagcaaacatttttctcTATACACTCAGTACCACAGTCATCCTTTTTTTACAGCAGTTTATACAGGAGCAGTGCTTCTACTCTGGCTATTCATAACAGTCACTCATTCACTGGTACTATCACATTTCAGATGGTACCCATGTGAGAGGTGATGAGGTGAGGGGGAGCAAAGGAGTCAAAGGCCACATCCAGGGGCAACTCGTAGCGAGAAGCCTGTAAGAGTGGGTGGGCCTGAGGCCCCCCTGGTAGGCTGCCTGTCGTGGACGTGGGGTAATGGTGGGATGAGAGGTAGTGAGCATGGTGGGGTGTGTAGTTCCTCTCTGACTCATGCGGAGATGGCTCCTGCTTCAGGGCAAAGTTGCCACTGATGCTGAGTGGGGGAGTGAGGGGCCCATCGTATGGAggagtgctgctgctgcactcGTTAGGGGAGGGGTTGTCATATACAGGCCCCTTGAATCCTTTCATTTGGAGGAGGTGCGATGCCTCGAGGGAGCCGTAGGGTGGGCTGGGAAGGCCTGGGGATGGGTAGCTGAGGGGATGGCCAGCCACCATACTACCCATTCCTGGACCTCCACACTTGTCTTCCAGCTTATTAAGAATCATCGGACTGGGTCCCAGCTGCAGGCAGCCAGCCACAAGGTTGCTGGTAGGCTGGGACAAACCTTTACACAGCATCTCCACAAATCCATGACTCTCTGGAGACTGGCCACTTTCCAGCACCTCCGACAGAGCCCAGATGTAATTGCGGGCCAGCCGCAGAGTCTCAATCTTCGACAGCTTTTGTGTCTTAGAGTAGCAAGGCATCACTCTGCGCAGAGTATCCAGAGCATCATTTAGCCCATGCATACGAGAACGTTCTCTGGCATTGGCCTTTATTCGCCGTGCACGAAACCTCTCCTGTCTAGCTTTggtcatcttcttctttttaggGCCTCTCCTTTTGGGAGCATTTTCTCCATTTGGTCcatcctcttcatcctcttcctcttcctcctcttcttccataTCCTCACTACCCAGTTCTGTGCAGGAGCGGAGGCGACCCCCTACAGTCAGGCCATGGCGCCCCGTCAATTCTGGGCTTTCATCTCCATCCTGTGAGCTGCCGTCATCATCGAGCCAGCTGAGGGAGCTCACCAGCTCACTCACATCCCCACTTTTCCCAAATGATTTGGTCATCATTTTGATCTAAAGAAAAAGAGCCCACACAACAAATTCAATACTTTGGGATTCAGTGTCTGTGAATGTAAATCCTTGAGGCTATTTCCCCATAACGTGATaaaattgtattattatttataactGATGGGTACCAGAAGAAGCACACACTGACTGAGAGTGCTCTCATTTCAGCAGGGCAGTATGGACAGATCACTTATATGAAGTGCAAGCACCTCTGTCGCATAACAGTTCTGAAATAAATCCAGTAATTATTTCAAATCAATCTCACTGTGAAATTTGGATATTAATGAATAAATGGCTGTTTTCAGAATGAGATGGATGAGTGGTTCCCTGCTGTTATTCTCCAGTCTTTCAGAGACGCTGTCAATCTGGGACACCACGGGATTTACTCAGTATATAAAGCTCAAAGATTAAACAGGCAACATACAAATCAACAAACATGTaaccccccaacacacacacacacacacacacatttctctgttaGAATaccttcattattattattattattattattattattattattatacttttTGCAGAGCAATCTATATCGCCccaaaatcacattttaaatgttattttgtaCTTTAATGTTAAGTGAAACGAAGAATATTTGTTATTGTTGTGCAAAAAAGTCctactttgtgatttttaaagtaatttaaagtaacttgtaGAGCGAACTTTGGGCTCGTAATTCTGTCTTTACTGTACATCCCACTGAACATAAAAAAGATAGAACTGTAAATAATAGGATGATGCTTGGGTGATTTGAAAGGTTTTCACAGCTGTAAATAAGCTTAAgagtttttttctgcaaaaattTCATGTGTTAAATTTATTAGCTCTAATGTGAGCCATAtgggtttttttctatttctttcacAAGACTTGGACATAAAATGTCAACTCACCTGTTTGGGATCCGTTTTCGCTTCGTTCACAAcagatttttaaatgttaaacagactAATAAAAGAGTGATAAGTCCACAactgctgtgtttctttcttcGCGCACCGGCCAGTGTCCCTTAATCTTCTGCTCCCTCAGATGGCCATGAGTACGCTTGGAACTTTCATCTCCAAATGACACGATCGGGCTGATATTCTTTTTGCCTTTAACCGGCAAGTCCCTCCCTCTGCCGCCCCACCCACCGTCAACTTATCCAAACGCGCGTGGCGTGCTCGtgaccagaagttttggcaaATGTGCAGCGAGCGAGAGAGTGAGACAGGGTACAtgcataacattttttttaatcatgaaGTCCGTGAACTACGAAAGGATGGGTGTATAGGACGTCAGAAATGCACAGCGGCCAACAAAGAGGAACTTGAAAACACTTGGTAGCAGTTTAAGGAGCACATGCAGTGTTATTTAGCATCTTACAGCCTTTCATAAGACTCTTTCCCCAAATGTGACTTTGCTTATACCACtatctaaaaatatatttatgtcTAAAACAAAACTAATCATTTTCCAATCTTCTGCTAATCCCGCCTTatcctactttttttttctaattttaagTTGTGTTGCAAAATTATTGCCGCTATAGGTCTACAAGTACCACGATTGCGCGCAAattgaaatatatgttaaagcaattttttaataaaagaagaaagaataaCTCAAACTCAATAATAAACTCAATAATTTCCCATCACAGATTTCAGTATTACGCAGGAGTTTGCTGTTAGATTTCCAATCACATCTGACTTGAATGAAGATCTCTTGTTGTTGCCCTCAAatctgaaaacacagaaatcGTAAAATCCACTGGACTGTTTGCTGCTGCGCGAGTGTGTTAACCATCGTAATCGATTGTCTATCTCTTCATTAGTCGGTTGGATTATACATTTTCCACTTCATTAAACGCAGTGTGGGCTTGATCTTCAATGAGTTAAGAGACGCTCTTCCTTATGTGCGTATTTAAGTGATTTTGACAGCGTGGTGTGCGGAGAGCAGGTGTGTGCGCTGTTCAACCACTCATTCAATTGTTTCCTTCAATTTTTAGCGTCATATTTGGCCCCAAGGAGTTGGCAATCTGATTACTGAGTCGATTGGCGATCGAGACACATTTAGATCAGCTATGCTTATGAGAATCCATTTGGAAATGTAATCAGCTACACCGTCTAGTTACTGGATTATCAATGATACATTTGGCTTATGACTAATTTCTTTTATGCTTTGCTTTCTATgtcgtttttgtttgtttgtttgtcttttgtttaaactttaaacacgTACAACCTAACTTTTCAGTAGACTCTTTGAATCAAACGCGTAGTCCACGTGACGTGAGTTTACGTCTTTTATTAGGCTTCACAAATCTTATGTAAATATTGGTCATTTTGCACACTTTTAACTACAAATGCCAAAGCACGAGATACGCCCGCCAGTCGTCGTGCGTGGCGAGCCGCAGCTCAGTGGGGGTCTATTGTTACAACCGGCCACTGACAGACGGGGTCTCGCGAGTCGCACGTGCCCCCGCATTGATCCCAATTGTGCGCGCGATTGCGCACAGCTGTGCTCGTGACTGAACCTTTTCGACTATCCGGTGAAGTTTCCTTGTTTTTAAGAGCAGTATTTCCGGGGGGAAAGATATAATCACGCGATTAATTGACAAGAAGCGCTTGAAAACAGGCACTTATCAAACGATTTATTAGACACAAGCTAACAGATGGCTGAATATGGGAGCAACTGGGGGGTGGGGGCATCTGTTGCTTGGATGCTGAGGCGTCACTCGCGAGTAGATGTCTTGTGCTTGAAACAGTATTTATCTACCTCTCTAATCACTCCTGGTCAGTGCACTGGCCATAAAGGTATGTGGACAGGAAGATAAGCCTTGTCCTTTGTGTATGTGGCTAATATGATGTGCCCAAAGCTCCCCTGGTGGATGCACTTCTACACCCCCAAATACATACACTCTCCTTCTGTCCCAGGAGTGTGAGTATGGCCACGCCACACCTGCAGCCTGCATGGGGAATTGGAGCCTAGCAGTCTCCGACAATCCCCATCGGTTTCCCAAATGACTGACTGACTAACGGAAAGGGAATTGCCCTGCTCCCATTTAAGCAATAACATAGAAAGCCAACCTTCCGGAAGAGGTCATGATGAACACAGATGATCTGAACCAACTTTTGATGAGTTTGCATGATTTGAACTTGGGATAGTTCTACATTTATCTTTGCAACAAGTAAAGTTAAAGTAGACAAGTAAAGTTACACAGTCTACTGAACTGACGTACTGTGTTTCAAAGAGATGCATGTTAATAATGAAGATTTTGTGAACATAAATCAGATTTTAATGTATGCTTTGATTTGATTGATTGGCCAAAAAGAAATGCATTGTCAGCTTTGGCATGAGCTGTCCAAGACAAGTTTATGTTCACGACTAAAAGAGTACCAGCCCCACTTTAGCTTTTTAAGTGCTGTTGTTGGTATTAATGGGGGCAACCCCATTCCGTACAAAAAACCACTGCCACAAGTGAGTTGTCTCGCGCTCTAGTCCCCTGGGACTCCGAGTGGAATGGGAGGGATTGGTGCACTGTGCTGACAGATGGGTCCTTGTTCCGTCTTTTTCTTCATCTCTATCTCCCGCTCCCTCTTTTgctaaaacacagacacactcacacacaccaagacTGCACGAATACAATAGGAATTAAAGCTCCACATGCTCCCTGGCTCGCTCCTGAAAGCTGAGCCCCCTTGTACGCATAAAAGATGCAGCAAGCTTGGATTTGTGAGAGGAGCTGGCATGCTAGTTGGGGTGATGTGGCACAGGGCGGTTAGGCTAGAGAGAGATGCAACTTCACTGTTCAGAGTTTAGTGTCCTGAGCCCATTTGTACTATGTATGATGCAGTTTTCTCTCTACGACTGGCAGCATCTGATTTCAAGTTATTTTATGTTGCGTGTTAAGACGTCTTAGTCTTCCTTCCATTTGCTGTTCATTGTGGCTGAATACAATTACAAAGCAGACTTCTCTGAATTTTTTATTGTAGACTTGGAAAGATCTTTAAATGAAGTGTTTCTCCCAAATTAAATTGTGCAAACTAAATGTAAAGAGCTCAGAGCTCAGTTGTAAGTTTTCACACTTTTGCAACTGCGGCCCATTTACATGAACGTCCTACTGCTGACATTCAGCATGGCAGACTGAATAAAGGTGTGTGTGCAGCCATGCTCCACAGAAAAGTGTACGGTTTATTTATCCTGTTGTGTCTGAACATAATTCCATGTTCAACTTGATACCTTTTTTTTCTGGAAAATCCCTTGTTATATCCATATGGTGCCAATAAATTAGAGTCTCCTGGATCACAAAGGGCATTTAGATAAGATCaggcagcatttcatctccaaaATATGAGTAGATTGTTTGCAGCTTATTCCTCTTCCTTTGGGCTAATGGATTTGGAAAACATTCCAATCGAGCAGAAATGTGCCTACAGAATGGGAATCGGGCCTGAGGGCAATTCTCACTAAGTGGGGAGAGAGCCATTAAACAAAGGTGCCTGTGGTTTCATATTCAGGATACTTTACAACCTCCGTCCCAGGACATCAACAGTGTTTTTCGTTGTGCTGTTAGAGGGGGCcgaagggagggaggggggggtcCATCTGCCATGCTGCCGGTCCTCTGGGAGATGGGCATATCCCAGGGGTGTTTTGGAGAGAGAGGGTCTGAAAGGATTACACCCAACCACTAATCAACGGCAGTAATCTGTGGGCCCCCAATACAAAATCCCCTTTCGATCCAAACAACAATTTAGGATAGACGATAAAATCTGAGTATACAGACATTCAACTGACATTGAACAACCTGATAAACGTGATGACAAATTCAGGTGATTTTTTAATTGGGAGAATCAACTGCGAAGGTGTGATTGGCAAAGAGCCATAGTGTCTCTGTGATCAGGTGCAAGTGTCCCACAAGTGGCCTAGTCTGAAATCCCAGTGTGACCATTATGCAAATACAGCAACTAGACGAGCCTACAACATAAATTTGTCTAACGGATAAAAGCACTTTTCTAATCAGATCTGGATGcaaaaggtttttctttttcttataatacatttggttaaaaaaagagaaaaatcagtTAATAAATCAAAATAATATATATGCATTAGCCATGATATTATGTAATTATTtatacttcttcttcttcttttttagatAAAAAAAGGTTTGTATGTCCATTAGAGTGAACTTCTAACAGCCTATTTTATGATGTTATAAGGTGAGCCCTGCAGATCGCTTCTCCTTGAACCTTATCCAAATACTCTGTCACAGCAGGAACCTACAAGGTGCAGCTGCTGAGCTGCTGTCCTGGCAGGTCTCTCCTTCCAGTGAAGAAATAGCAGGGAATCAAGTTGCCACTAGTTTCATTGTTCCCTGTCAGTATGGTTTTGATGTCTTGGGCCTGGGTGGGGTCTGGATTTGGTAGTGGTGGGTTTAAATCTCCACAGGACTATAGAAGATGCTGCCTAATGATGGTGCCAGTCCTCCGGGGCATAGGGAACTGGAGCATCCTGGCCTGCATCTCCACTACCTCCTGCAGAATACCCACTGGCTAGGCAGCCTCTAAGCTCCCTCTATCCCCATAGCTTCATTGTTCAGTGGGCCCGGCACTGTCAATATTAAGCCTGGCTAATGTGATCTAGAGGCAGCTGGAGCAGCCCCGATTATTACCATGACACAGGCGACCGAGGGGTGtaatatcattaaaaataaatcaggtgGTGTGGAGATTTGCTGTAGCAGGCGGGGGACTTTGAATGACATTAGGTAGAAGTGCCATAATTTCATTAGTCAATTGGGGCAGCTCAGAGGATCTGTTGAAACATTTCCTTTAAGTTGAAGTAATTGAATCTGCTTTCACAACAATCAACACAAAGTGGAAAATAAAGGAACCGCTGatggtagttttttttttttatttagaaaattaATTTCATAAGTATACACACCTGCAAAACACAAAAGGACAATATTTCAATTTGCTAATTACAGCATATATGGTTGATAATCTATTTCAAAGCAGATGTATAGGGTATTCTCAGAGTTATTAGCCTCTTGCGGTGGATTATTGTTGGAAATGATGAGGAAAACGTGAAGCCCTGGTAATCTTCTTAAACTATTTGACGCTGAGCTGTCTGCTCGGCAGACTCATCAGCAATCAGCTGGCAAGTGAATGGTCTGCATCCTGAAAGCATTAATAGGATTAACGCTGAAAAATAAACtaatgaatataaaaaaaaatgtgaatttaaaaaaatctgaatatttcccttgtttatattttctcttgtttcgttttattttgataatgGGCTGATAATTTTGTTCCTTCGTACCCTAGTTTTGCATGTTCGATCGGCTATTATAAAGCACCAGAAGTGCCGTTGGGCGCACAGCAAGGGTCTTATGTCGCTATTGTTTAGACGCACTGGACacataaatgatgatttcaagGCCTATTGAGCGTGCGATGGATTGTCCCCAAATGTGACTGACTAGCGGAGAGCAAAAACTGTTGGATGAGCGCAAAGAGCGAAACCAGAAGTTGTAAAACATTTCGACACTGACAGCTGAAAGTTCGATAATTTATTATAAAAACTTCACTCATAAAGGTCCATTAAAACGCGTGAGCGGATGTATTGTATTCATTCATCATCATTTAAGGGCAAATGTTTAATGGGGTCGAGTACGTATGGTGCTGTGGTGCAATTGTGACATCTAGTGAAATATTTTGAGAGCGCCTCACGGCTGATGGGTTTGTTCAGTGATTCCCAATGTATGGATTGCGCTCTACTGGTGGGCCGTGAAGGTACTGCAGGGCAGCCGCAGGAGGTCGTTTACATCGGGTTTACTTATTTGTTTCTCAACTGAAATTCTTAATTCTCTCAAGATTGAAATTTAAATTTGAATAGATAGTAGTGTATTACGATAAAAGGCCacatcttttacatttttatgcaaCTTTATTCCGTGGGAAAAACTTATAATGTGCACTTAAATGTGGTGAATCAAATAATAATCATTTGGTTTAATTGTATAAGTAAAATTTTGGGGGGTTGGTTCCAAAAATCAAATCCTAAAATCTTTTTCAAATCAGCTTccgtaatttttttaaaatgacaatgaaatagtttcattttaagAAGAAACTGAACTAATGAAACCACAGATCTCGTTTTGATCCTAAACACACTCATATCTTGTTATTTAGGGGGGGGGAACTTAATCTGAAAACAAAGCTGTTGACTGAAAATAAGCCTCAACCAGTAAATCATCAGCAGATGATTAATTgatgaaaacacagaaaacacaaaggaaataaattaaaacatttctgcttGTGTGATGATCAGAGCTGTGATTAAAGGGTTGTCTTGACTACTGAACATTGTCACATTTCAAACTGGACCATGGTGGTCTGAGGTTTGATGATGGCTTGCTATAACACTTTACTATAGAGGCTTACACATACAGTAGTGCATGTAATATTATAGGAGTTACAACCACAACATcagaatgtaaaaataaagcTACTTCTAGCTGATTCTTTGTCACAAGGGGAAGCAAGTTGTATGTTGCATGTTTGATTTAGGAGTGCTTTTAGATATtctttaatgttattttatagGCAGAGTCTGCACTAGAAAACTGTTTTTGGACACGAGACAAGGTATTTACACTTAAAAATAGATACAACTAAGTGAATATTATTGTGAATTAACCCCAAATgtatattaaaatgaaaagataGAATAAATTTAGCAACCTCGAGTGATCCGTAGCATAAAATTAGAATGAATGTTACAATCTTGGGCAGCACAGCGGTACAATGATACAGCCAGAAGGTGACCTGCCAGCTGGGGCCTTTCTTTGTAAAGTTTACATCTTCTCGCTGTACCTGCGTGAATTTCCTGCAGGAACTCCAGAATCCAAAGACAATGCTGTggctgtgaatgtgtgtgtcttCCTGTGCTGGACCCGTGATACACTGGTGATCTGTCTGGTGTACAGCCTGTCTGGGAGATACTTCAGTACCCCTACAGCCCAATCAATGACTATTCATAGTACCTTATGCACTTGTCAGAATTCACTGAACTATGCATATTCTAGACTCTTGGTTCAGGAAATGTAAGCTTTTTAATGCTTTGCATCTGTTTCTAGGCATTTATAGCACAAACTAGCACCCAatcctctctctcttctctccctctcacacacacacactcttctgaCCCAAATAAATGAAGTCAGAGGAGGATGGTGATTTCTATATTTGGCCCTTCTTTATTTTACACCCTCACTTTCATCTCCACTCCTCCTACGCTTTGCTTCACTAATTCACCTCTGCCTCATCCACCTGCCAGTCCCTGAGCATCATCAGCATCATAAATCTGATCTCCTCCCCCCTCTCCTCAACAGGATACACCCAACTTACTTCATAGCTTGAAATTTTTTCTCTCAGCGCCATACTGGCTGCTAGTGCAGAGATCTGACACTCAGTGTAACTCTACCAGGACATCAGGAATGTCTCCAAAAAGAGAACCCTCCATTAAGAAGTCTCCCTCATCAGTGACCCAACCCAGACTCGGTCCTCCGTATCCCTGCATGCCTTCAGCTCCTGCAACTCCAAAACCGGAGCAAAAGCCTAGGATGCTCCGTCCCTCTGATTCACCTTTTGATCCCAGTACTTTGGAGGTGAgtgggtcgtctgcagtacatATTTTTGTAACAGAGCTTATGTGGGGCATTCATAAAGTATGACTAAAGTATGAGTCGCATCTAGCCAGTCTAGTTTTACACCCAGTATGTCATTAATGCCTCTTAGAAAACAGATTAAAGCTCAGTGAAAGATACATAATAGTGGTCTCTTATGAAATTTATTCCAAATAATATCTCTAATTATTTGCAAAGTAGCTTCTTTTAATTGTGCAGCTAATTAAAAAGACCAAGAGAGAATCTAAGTTAATCAAAGAAATGGGACAGTAACAGCAGCACTGGTTGTCAGTCAGTGAGTGGCCCCCTTAGAGACAGTTTCCTGTCACAGCATGTGCTATTTCTGTCATCAGAAGGATAATTCAAATTCGTTGCCTGTATCTCAAAACCCACACAAGAGTGAtttctacaaaaagaaagttaagaccattgaaattcaaagtgagcaaactcttattttttttctagatAAAGTAATGagattaaaacaaaagaatagACCTTCTCATACTTCTCTGATGTTTTGCAGTTATTGTATccaaagatctttaaacatttaCTTCATAGCTTACCCTCAAAAGTTAAATAAGGCAATAAGTTCTTCTGTCAAAAGATCATGAGATCATTTAGAAAGTGACATTATTTTACTTTGCATTAATTTCATTGTTCACAATTATCTGCATCCACTATTCTGGCACAGTGGCATACACTCACTGAGcactttattgatttattatttgcTAATGTGTAATCAGCAAGCACATGGCAGCAACTAAAGGCATTTAGGCTTATAGACATCGTCAGCACAACCTGCTGAATtcagttcaggctgctggtggtggtggtataatggtgtgggggatattttcttggcaatcTGGAtcccacagcctacctgagtattacAGATGATCATGCCTTTATTTAGGGtatccatcttctgatggctgattCCAACAGAATAACACACTATATCACAAAGCTCAGAACATCTCAGACAGTGATGACATGACATGGCAGTGAGTTTActgcactcaaatggcctccactgTCACCAGATATCATTCTAACAGAGTACCTTTGGTAAGTAGCAAAATGGAaaatttgcatcatggatgtgaAGCTGATAAATTTCCAGCAAATGCCTGCTGACGTGTCAAaatgaggaatgtttccagcacattTCTGAATTTATgtcacaaagaattaaggcTGCTCTGAAGAAAAAGGAGGGTCTAACCCAGGACTTGTAAGATGTATCAAATAAAGcggccagtgagtgtataccagctgcagtgtgtgtttaacactACACTTTAACTGTCAGCTGTAAAATACCCAGCCACCAGTTGTGTCCTTCTGGCATTACAAGATTAATGTTAAAAAGGTTTGCATGTGTTAAACAAATATAAACCAGTATTGCAGCAGGATGTTTGAATACTTTTGAATGTCATTGCTTTATGGGGATTTTAGTCCTTTCAGGGGCGCGCTGATATAAAAACCTCAGTGGATATAGGAATTTAGTTAACCTCGACCACttgttaaaaacatttgaatcaAAATCATGTGGGCTTGTAatgttaaaaggttaaaagcaGGAATAGGCAATCattcttaatttaaaaaatgtatttatatgtgcAGTAATATAGCTTAGCTTGGTTTGTGCCCCAGCTTTTGCTGCCATCCTCATATGCTTTAAGTGTTGCCACTGCATGCACTGTTTTATAGAGTGAGACTGCCCCATTTAGCTGGTGAGGATATGTGGGCCATGTTAAGTTACCCACTTCACAGACATGACAAGAAGCCTGGCCGCCATCtaggaaataaaaaaaggtcTTTGGCCTATAAAGTGATATGACATCAGTCCATGATCTTACTATACTCAAAAAATCCATCTTTCCTGGATGGCCAGACACCCACAACACTAATGCAGGTCCCTTAGCTCAATCACGCAAGTGTTTTTTGTTATATAACATccttaaaataatttcttttaaaaggGGTCTAGTGGCTCATTGATTAATGATCGACTTAAATAATTAACTCCTTTAAGTTTAATCTCAGTCAAAAATTCATTTCCAATTCTATGCTCATGCAAGATGTTGATCCTGTAAAAATTTGCAGAGTAGATAGCTGAAACAAGGTTTGTCCAACTTCACAGTGCATGCGGGACAGAGGGCTTGCCACAAAATATGGCTTGAAGAAAATGTGGCTTAAACACAGCCTGCAAACCCAGCAGCAGACATCATTACATCATTACATCATCACAATAGCATCATTCTTCCTAATCtgaaaatcaaatttaaaaaaaaatctatattttaATTAATGGACATTTGTGAATAACGTTACCATAACCATAAAGGAAAGGACAGGCCGACCATCATAATCCACTTTTAGCCTAAAATCAGGTTTAAGGCCTAAGCCGTTTA
This region of Maylandia zebra isolate NMK-2024a linkage group LG20, Mzebra_GT3a, whole genome shotgun sequence genomic DNA includes:
- the neurod4 gene encoding neurogenic differentiation factor 4 is translated as MMTKSFGKSGDVSELVSSLSWLDDDGSSQDGDESPELTGRHGLTVGGRLRSCTELGSEDMEEEEEEEEDEEDGPNGENAPKRRGPKKKKMTKARQERFRARRIKANARERSRMHGLNDALDTLRRVMPCYSKTQKLSKIETLRLARNYIWALSEVLESGQSPESHGFVEMLCKGLSQPTSNLVAGCLQLGPSPMILNKLEDKCGGPGMGSMVAGHPLSYPSPGLPSPPYGSLEASHLLQMKGFKGPVYDNPSPNECSSSTPPYDGPLTPPLSISGNFALKQEPSPHESERNYTPHHAHYLSSHHYPTSTTGSLPGGPQAHPLLQASRYELPLDVAFDSFAPPHLITSHMGTI